In the Dysidea avara chromosome 14, odDysAvar1.4, whole genome shotgun sequence genome, CTTACTAGGCTTGAGAAAGGCCAACAGAAACCTCAAGTAACACGATCACAGcggcttgtttgtttgttattgGCGGGCCACCATCTCCGTATTCTCCACGCAAAAATATAACCTGCCAAACAAATCAACTCACTGCAGTGATAGTTGGCGTTGTAATCATAATTgctaattttcaaacattttataCCAGCATAGTTCAACATTTAAATTCTAGATAATAAAAATACTGCAATTGGGAATTCGTGAATTCCAATTGCCTTAATCCTAAAAATCAAAACTTATAGGTAATAGGCGCTTCGCGCGCTGCGCGCGCGAAGCGCCTGTTACCTTTAAGTTTTGATTATAAGGGTTACGGTTGGCGAGAAAATACACGGACCCAGGTGTAACACACCAACTCTTAAAGTGAAAGGTCAGTGGTTCAATTCCCACTGTAGGCAAGTACTTTTAGGAACATATTTTTAGGAAGcgctttgactgctctattagggtattttagtgttctattagaatatatcaatcttttttagCTTCACTCCAATTTCGGCAAGATATTCTAAGGGTGGCTATATAgaccccctcagcagaccgagggaaAGCTTCAGCCCCCCACCGCCTATGGCTACAGGTACTGCAGCGAATCTTCCATGATGAAAATAAGTACCGCGCATTAAACATCATGTAAGTCTGTTCATCTAAGTAGATAATGAGTTACTATATTGTTGAAGCCAAATGAATGATTTTGTGATTTCAGTGTGCCAAGCCAGCATACTGAAAATGATGGTTGTTTAGCATAGTATCTTGCCAAATATTCTATAGGGTAAGAGCTTCACCAAGTTTGTGGATTTAGGATTCAAACAAACATGAAATAGAGAAAAACTGACAGTTTTTAAACATTACATTGTCTGTAAACAACACCAAAgcccaaaggtcaaatctgaggtggtttGTCATATGCAAACtttgccaagtttcatgcttttatccaaaagtacacaaaaaggtCTATTTAAAATGCTTAGAACCCCGACTATTTGTAAGTATGGTATCTAACAATCATTCaaatatgtacaagttgagctggatcctgaaaaacacctaaaaattaaaagtagatTTTTTTCTCTTGAGAGTAAAcacttcagccaaccagatgattaacgGCGACACCAAAGGTGTTTGCAACAAACTAGTATGGtttggttccattacaagttagaaaaagggctgtaatggagaTTACACTTTTAAGGCTtacccataggaaatgtatagtgaaaatgttgattgactgtaaatattatgtcagacatttgaacgaaaagatttaaaatatttttagcaggtcaagtagtactacaaatgagccaaatttcaacatGGTCTGTAATTGCAtctatgagttattaaatgtttttgaggattcagctcaacaggtACATGCTATACCATAGCTAATACCATAGTAATTATCCCCTATAGTATATTccatacaattattattattataataaggccaggcaaagtagatTGCTAGTTTCTCATCAGCCACTTCCTCATTTTGATGCAGGCGGGCAGTCATTGAAGCACACAAAATCACAACAACAGTAGGCTAGCCATTTCTGTcactacaaggattatcaaGAGTCTTAAAGCTATACATTTTACTACCTTCCCTAAGAAGAAAGAATTAGCTGAAAATGatagtaattgtaatatttacacAGGGAATCCACCCAGTAAAACTGACTTACATTGGAGCCCTGCACATAGCTGAAAATTATGTATAGTTTGTCAAAATCCTAGCACAGCTGATAATTATAGCAGTAATGGAGGTGGCAGGGTTGAAGGTGATGCAGGCAAACTATAAATACAGTTTGGTCGCTCCATATTCCAAATATGAGACCAGGACAAATGACTTGctgtattaattttttttaattcacagAGGTTGTGTTATAGATAATATATGTCACGTACAGTATATTATCACCTTGCATTTACTCAAAAGTTTTTAAGGTTTACTGCTTCTCACTGGTGGAATGCAATACCATCCGACTTCCATCCTACTATCACAGACATCCACTACCAGCAATTCCACCATGATTGTACTTCGGAGGTTCCAGGTACAAGGCACAACACTAACTAATGGTATTGCCCTCATGATTTTGTTGCTATAGAAGCCTTTAAAGCAAAAACTATAAATAGAATGACCTCACTTCCTTCCGCTAGTCGCCTGTTTGAGTTGCGAACAAGAAGTTGTCAAATacactatatatgtatacaatgtATAGTGTATCAACTCCATGCAGATACACAATGTAATCACAGAGTTGATATGAAAGTGGAGGTTATTCCATCCTTGATACCATCGATAAGGCGAACACATGTAGACTCTAtgtatttttgtaatttgtgacatgaatttctatttgcttgaaatccacctgtacttcgaaattaaaatctatgaaattcagattttactgttcctacaaaaatttctggttcgaaaataaccagctatatggtagtaTATCAGTTGACAAACAATATAATTGTATCTTTATTGATTCTGGTTGTAATTCTATTTCTCCAGAAGACTGAGTTATAGTGGAGTAATTAACAGCCACTGGCGAGGCAATCAGCTCGATCAGGGtataacagcagcagcagcagcagcagcagcagcagcagcagcagcagcagcagcagcagcagcagcagcagcagcagcagcagcagcagcagcagcagcagcagcagcagcagcagcagcagcagcagcagcagcagcagcagcagcagcagcagcagcagcagcagcagcagcagcagcagcagcagcagcagcagcagcagcagcagcagcagcagcagcagcagcagcagcagcagcagcagcagcagcagcagcagcagcagcagcagcagcagcagcagcagcagcagcagcagcagcaggacAGCATTGATTCCCAACAATGGCCATTATGGATAGTTTACTGCACTCACAAATCAAGGGGGAGGCACTATATATtctgtactctgatcttcgtcctcggtcaaaacaaaagtcaagcaagaaatttgcagTAGGTCAAAAGACAGGCTTCGATTGTAAAAGGTATACCACAATTGGTACTTTTAAAGTTACAACATAACTGTATTTTTATGAAAATATGCAAGAATTTGGTCAAGAGTCAAGCATGGATTTTAGCAAAGGGTCAAGGCATTTTTCTTTTTACTTTGATCCAGGACGAAGATTGgagtacagggtatatggagTATCACCCCCTTGCAAGTGTCATTCTGTGATGCTTGTGAGAGCCTAAGTGAGAGCCTAAGTGAGATGTGATCTGTGTACATGACAAGAGGCGCAAAGTTGCTTGAGTAAATAAAACTTAGCTTCATTAGTTGGTTTGTCAATACCAATTTAACACTCCTGGAGCTGGCCTTTATTCCCGGATTTTGGGAGCCTGGAGATCCACCAGATCTTTTTCATGTCAGCTCATGCTGTAGGTACAGTAGATCTGCGACtacggtcaaagtcttgaccagggaaaatttcaccttgacccttgacttgcagcatttattGTCTTTGACCTATGACTTGAGCATTTCTTGTCAaacttttgacctccacttatttctctattttcctatacacACCTgtgcttgtaacctagtataatatttttagTGCATGCTACCAACAGCCAGGAGAGAAAAAATCGTTATAATTacgcctgttggagctttaaaacatcttcatggagatccttacttcttgtgaattacatataattccgtaaacttgataatgctacgtatagttttcgattgtgggtttcgaaccttccgtatcgtcttgacccactgtaagagctattttgtggccttgaccgttgacttagagtttgaccgtagtcgcagatcgacctacagcaagaCCCTGaatgacacccccttgctttTTCCTCTCCCACACACAAAGCCGTTTGGGTATATACAAGACTACCGATATTACGCTCATAATCACGTACCTCATCTCTGGCACAGATTTTGAtaaatttttttctttgatATGGCTGCTTCGATTTTCATCCCGAAATCCAATTCCTTCCTTCCTATTTATATATATCCTGTACAGGTGCGAAAGAGAAGTACAAGTTAAATATATACATTGTGTTAAGCCCTAACTTGAGGGTGTGCTCTTTAGAGTGCTACTCACTTCTAGGCATTCTTCGATTTTCACCGAGTGACGATAATATGTATATAAAAAAATCCCCCTGGTTTTCAGTAATTCTTGAAAATCGAAAAGCGAGTGTAAACGTACATATAaagtagtctggcgccgcccgcgtATTTTTTTGCGAAGGGcaggcggcgccagactacatATAAAGGTGTGGCATTGGCTGTGTgcaaatattagctaatcattagatctttagttttgtaatgttgtacaattAATTGCAATATCTGGTAATTTGTTCTACAATTTAATTGCATCTGGGTAAAAGGAATATTTTAAATGAGATAACTGTGGCCCTAAAATGGTTGCTTGAATCAATTAATGTCCTCGGGTAAGTAAATTATTCCTGATGAGTGAGTTCCCTGTTTCAGTTTCAACAAGATTAACAATTTTATCCATCCCTGATTCCCTTCTAACTAAAGTGTTGTACAGGCTCAGGTCCCTAGAGGGGTAGTTGCCTAATAAGTTGACccagaaagaaaaaaaatgagaaGTCAAGATGTACTGGCAGAATGCAGGGGAAATCCCAGATCCAggttgtgtggctcctcaggcacttgcAGCTAAGTCACTGCCTGacctgggatttttttctgtatTCAGCAGTTCTCAATTACAGGTCTCTGACTCCCTACTTCACAGACATACTGTTGAGCTGGGGAATAACAGATTGTCCACTGCATCCCATTTAACATGTTAGTGACAAATACATTGAAAAATCACTACAATACTGCTTGCTTTCCTTTGTACTTTTTCTAGTTTATCAATATTAGTCAGAGTATAGGGTGACCAAACTACACAGGCATACTGTAATATGGGTCACACTAAAGAATGATAGAATCTTTCCCTTACACTTGTTGATCACTATCTCAAATTGCACTGCAGATATGCTTGGACATTGTTTGTTGTATACAGAAGTAACGTGGAAGTTTCAAGAAAATGTTTCATCAATATAAATTCCCAAGTACTTGGCTTGTGGATCTTAAATACTTAGCCTTCTCTATACATTTGATGCAGTTTATAAACAAACGTACACAAGTTCATTACACAATAAACTGACTGAGTACTCACATTTTAATGTGTCTATCTCGTCCACCACTAGCCACTTGTTCCCCATTAGTACTCCAGTCAACACTAAACACTTCATCAACATGACCTGGTAGATCCATCAGTAACTTCCTGTTCTTAATATCCCACACCTGTAGGGAAGGGTGGGTAATGAGTGGGTGGGGCTGATGGTGCAGGTCACCTTTAGTGTACTATCTGAACTACCACTACACATTAACCTGCTGTCTGCTGACCAGGAGATCTGTATGGGACAGTAGCCAAGAGTTATGTgagatacatgtacatgcacacaagttTAGTACACAACTTGGAATGGtataaaattatatatagcACATTATCAGTACTTCCAGATGTGGGTGGGAAGGATTTTTCTTTTTTAAAGAGATTGTATCAGTGCCTGTGTGACACTCACATGAGTAAGCAAAGCAGAATGCTACGGTAGCTACTTACAGAGAATGTCTTTAACATTAAGGATGTACCAAGTATGGACATTTTAGAATCAAAAACATTTAGTGTTAATAtactatgtgactggattttacaaaaccaggtttccacacacatccaattctttgacgtTAATCACTTGTAACTTGACAACTCAATATGCTAttgagctacaattttcacacaatgcttTCATTGCATTATACAATAACAGGTCCAAATTTGAAACTGACAGCATTTTtatacattgagttatggtcctttaaagtcacaaatctggatgtgtgtggaagcctggatGTGTCAAATCCGgccacataattatgttgattgAAGCATTACAAATTCTAAAAGGTGCACACTGGCATCTGCAGCACCATCCCATAGACACAGTTAGAACTTTTGTAGATAGCTCCTTTGCATGCCAGTTTATATGACAACTGAACTACTAGTGACTGTCATTGATCCCTACAAATCTTGACCAACGcagaccacttagaaagcaaTATTATTTAGATATTTACCTAAAACTGCTCAAAACTGCGTCAAAAACCTCATCCCTGAAGTACCTTGGGAGGCTGTGCCTTCCAGATCAACCTTCTGCTGCTCCAGATGCCCACTTTGCCAAGCCCTGGATCCACCTCTgcttttttaaagttcaatatgaCATCTTCAAAATGCACACATAATCACATACACAATACTAGTTCAGCTCACCTGATATACAGCACTGACATGACCCCTCAAACTAGTGATGTACCTGTATGGTGTGTATACTAGTAACATTACTAGTGTAACTATCTCCTCACTGACTTGCCCGTCCTGCCATCCCATAACTTCACTGACTTGTCAAATGAAGCACTAGCAATGAGACGAGCATCAGGAGAGAAACTGACTTGATTGATAAGTTGTTGATGACCTAAACAATATCACACTGTAATAGCCTGATGTTACAGGGTTTGCAATTTCAAGTAAAATGCATAGTGAGGTTACGCATGTGTATTTGCTATACTgtatttactcgatttgtgccCCAGGGGTACTATTATTTTTCGTCCAAAAATAAGGATAACACCCATGGAATAGTGCCGCAATATTTGAGGATGCGCTGCTAATATTTTAAACCTGCCACTACTATAGCTATTCTAcattatagttttataaaacaatcacaacacgTTGCTACTTACTTTGTCTACACAGAACCTTCTTTCACTCAAGTCCTTGTAGCACAACTATGTCACCCCTCGTGCTATGTGGTCAATTTATTAACTAATATCCggaattttcaatatgtgaCAGCTGTTCAAGTTTTACCAGGACAATGCATTCCTCAAATCTACATTGAGATTAATACTAAAGGTATGAGAGCACTAGTAAAGAGTAATTATGAAAGTATAATGTGGCACTATTCGAGGGTGTGGTACAATTTAAAAACTTTTCAGAAACAAGCTTCAAATAGTACCGCACTAcggtactattcgagggtgtggCATAAATCGAGTAAATATGGTATTTGGCTTTTCTTGAAGTGAAATAAGTCATGTTACACCATCCCTGTTAAAGAGATTTGTCGAGTGTATAGCAGCCTGAGGCACAATATGGACCATTGTGGTACCAGATAAATCGCTTGCAAAAACACGCATGTGTACGCATTCACACTACACAATTTGTATGAAATTTCAAGTGTTGAAACCCTGTAGTGAATACTCAGAGGCGGTTGGTCACACCATAACATGATCACACACTGCTATGTGTAATTGTACAACCAAATATGGCAACAAGTGCATGACAATAATTTTATATCTTAGTTGGAAGGTACACAAGAAGGCTTTGTCAGTGCACTCATTACTAATGGGTATGTATTGTATAATTCTTAGGAAATAGGAAACAGGAAATTTTACATTAGTGTTTACAAGGTTAAATTACGTACAcacacagcacaagtgctgaaggtctgtaggactcttGGTCCTACAACTTCAAACAGGCTGTAggcctacagaccttcagcacttgtactgtgaagtctaataaaataaataaataaaatacactATAGTTGACACGgatgggtagaaatacgcatccacacaCTGCCCAAACGATTATGCTATTGATCATTCGTCTCATTTAGTAACTGTCAACTAGttgaaacttagcaactacattGAGCCAAGATTAAcctgtaaacccaaacccataaCTAAACACTCAACGTTGCCCAATATAATGATAGTCATATCTTTGAACttgttgggcatcaaagccatgaacAAACTACATTCCCAGGTAATATCTTGCATGACAATATGCAGGTTAAACTGtaagcagtgcctttgaacgcccacacaAAAGTGGTATACGTATAATAAGGACACTATAAAACCATAGTACATATTTACTATAAGatatgtactgtattgtacCTACCCATCATTCAATGGTTTCTTGCCAGTGGATGGTTGCCATAGGAACAGTGTGAAGTCATTAGATCCAGACACAAGCAGTTCTTCACTGATCACTTCCTAATATGGTAATAACCAATGTACTATCAGTACCTATTACTGGTACTCACCTTCACTGGTGGAGGTCACCTGTGTAGAGTAGAGATTCAAATTAGCAACACATTAAATAATGTCATTACGTGAGGGGCTAGAAAATCAAGAGCCTTCTCCATATACTATACAATACCAAAATGGCTTCTAGAAACTTCACAgataccgtatagtgggaaattttcgaaaggtcaaattttcaaaaacgAGTGCTTGATAGTAAGTTTGAAAAAATATACTTGATACAGTTTCTCTCTGCCATTACCACGTCGCACTGTAGATAAGACAGATTTATGAACCTAACTGGAGGAAGCTAACAATTGTTGTATTGATCAcgtgtatgtagctacagtagaatTTGCTGCTTTGATTGCTCAGTATAGACAAAGGCCGTGGTAGAATCGTGTCTAGCTACTTATTCCTCCTTTGTGGCTTGAACCATATTGTTTGGTAGACTatactagtctggcgccgcccgccccttcgcaaaaagtaagggtctggtgaaatacaaatacctaatcatttcaaaaggaattcaaatagacagcgcacgtaatgcttgttacgtaagatgattgcacttcaattcgaacaacaaaagtattgtgttgccaaggcgatttctgtgtgaacgtcattggcatgcactaattggctattgccgaatctgggcgctagaaatgatttagtatctgtatttcacccgacccttactttatgcgaaggggcgggcggcgccagactaagaCTATACATGGCTTTAATCCACTGAATGGCCTGCAGATTGAGCCATCACTAGTTAGCACTATTCATCACTTCCAGATATTCACTATCATTTCACTCAAGCTGGAATAATAATTTTCTCGAGCTCTTAGGCTTCAAGACTCATGGTGACACTCATTGTATAGCTTGCATCGTGTTTGCCAGTGGCCTAGtacctatagttagctaactgatAAAGTAGAAAACATGCAGCACTTACCCTTGTTTATAGTTTGATAGGTGTTTTTCTGGTAAGCAAATTACATAAATATGTTATTGAAAGGCAGTCGTTTTGAATTTTTTGAATATttaacctttcaaaaatttccttttaTACAGATATGTATGAGGTCTCTGATACTGTATAccaattaaatttggcggtgaactaaatttggtgaCTTGGTGATTTGTCACTAAACCGCCAAATTAAATTTTCTTCAATATTATTTTGATACCTTGGGTCCAAGCTTTTGATACCAGTTGCAGAAGTAGGTTTCAACATCCCAAGCATGACTTCGTGGATACTACTTAAATACACCTTTAAATTATCacatgcaaatgggtgtggaTTACAGACTAGACTAGATAATAGATACTAAACAACTCATACTTGaatagtgggcatggctccacgtaagcttgcaggtAGCAAGACATGAATTCGTgtgcagccattgataaatgggtgaGGCTCtacgtatgcctacagacagcaaatgatcatgataagtgggcgtgacccATGACTGCAGAAGGGCCTGGATTTTCTTTAAAGCAGATCAGACCCAGACCTGTCCCATGAAAACGACTCTGCCAGACtcatgcatgcagtgactgaaTCCATAATATTTCAACACAAAAAGGATTGTACGTTACAGCACGCACCTTACACCACTCGTGTGCACcgccaatttttcagtgacAGCATTTCACCAAATTAcatttttgccaactgcaattttatagcaaatcaccaaatatCAGTTttgccaatatttgttgttatacgGTAGGGCATACAACATTACTAGCCAGAGAACTACTACACAATACCTTCTGGTTTGTCATTAGCTGATTCATATGGTCCAGTCCTTAACACATAGTCAGTGTTGAGACATAGTGTGTTCACCTGACAGgagctcacatgatccagtTACTACTACATGTACACCACTAACCCAGTGACCACATCCTGATAGTGTCCTACATAACATAATATTCCTATGGAAGATGACGGAATTCTGCTTtgtatcctatagtgtggagtacatacactactatcctatagtgtggagtacatacactactatcctatagtgtggagtacatacactactatcctatagtgtggagtacatacactactatcctatagtgtggagtacatacactactatcctatagtgtggagtacatacactactatcctatagtgtggagtacatacactactatcctatagtgtggagtacatacactactatcctatagtgtggagtacatacactactatcctatagtgtggagtacatacactaccatcctatagtgtggagtacatacactactatcctatagtgtggagtacatacactaccatcctatagtgtggagtacatgcactactatcctatagtgtggagtacatacactactatcctatagtgtggagtacatacactactatcctatagtgtggagtacatataCAAGATCCCTAACAGGAATTATGtaccataaaatattatgtaattatcAATGCAAAATATAGTGTATACAAGCACAGGCTGTTATGATCGCAGTACACAAAGTGTTATAACTACCAACACAATTAATGATAAATGTACGCAAGGACCAAAAGTTGAAAGCAAGCACAAAGCTTGTATAGCTTCTAGAAAAAAATGTTACAGTGGTTGTTACATGTAGACCTACATGTAGCTAATTGACTATACTTTCCATTGGCATCACAATAAAAGCTAATGGAGGTAAAAGCTAAGTCCACACTGATCATTTCCAACAGTTTGACTTCACATTTACAAGTCCCATACAATTCAGTCTCACAACTATATGCAGAACGTCTATATATGGTCTGCATATGAGCATACTTACTGATGCATTGGTCTCCATGACAACCATGTTATCCACTGTCTGTGGCCAG is a window encoding:
- the LOC136243990 gene encoding notchless protein homolog 1-like — protein: MGHQQLINQVSFSPDARLIASASFDKSVKLWDGRTGKYITSLRGHVSAVYQISWSADSRLMCSGSSDSTLKVWDIKNRKLLMDLPGHVDEVFSVDWSTNGEQVASGGRDRHIKM